The Athene noctua chromosome 23, bAthNoc1.hap1.1, whole genome shotgun sequence genome window below encodes:
- the LRIF1 gene encoding ligand-dependent nuclear receptor-interacting factor 1 isoform X1, protein MSSRPLGAPRSREERPGSATQFIAGCVYRVVQTTGPDGKNLLKLLPISKSSGSFVPIVPSSAMPNNSKANISSPVHLTFKTQLANTTAPSSVKIPVFQSPNPGKIILTRTLDKQESVRAGSEKESLIPKSAANIQSSCFSVDRLSLQNIAVTGSSNQSNTAYMLVNTKSLPVTVKSPVLPSGHHLQIPADAEVKSVPASFLPPAIQQKILAAAATNVSGGADSTKMPTVIYVSPVNTVKTVLPKCLQAICPKPTTEVSKSLIMTATQMGNSPEPVTSDGQQCQQTPMKWIVQESPQSSSPCLIPVKSSNNTASKILKTLSDTKNVEVNSANILPLCSGGSQTKITPFKDNALVMYNGKVYLLTKRGSDVLSVQPDKQASSSFDASLKKETSKLIDSTAVNKITNKVVNLVLSKSKGMVLSQKDPKPCTNSKNSSPTGLRNDLKSASAALVTPSAHQQNSTVNQRKSLPLTESISSGVTLVTAVGTQEKVCQNSKEKIHSPKAASAVLPQSKQECAFSEDWQKIQCEKMDSPGNVIQIKPQEKPHWKKYLELRKKFGLSKEERVYLKRIPLKTSYEKPEEKVCSSNSLKRKNDSCILSSLDVEVTNHHQECVREEKISVDLEEDLTKKRKVKSSPLSDSGKRRKTSTKSSTSPRLENTSSGSSVLNRSVSPPPVLLQQNVSTGFVLSSLGRDSEQDSSSQYSDITDSSIPVLVSCDGDTSVFEGSFRNDAFPLTPPDLDETIRDEKIKRLKQLLREREAALEEMRRKMQQS, encoded by the exons ATGTCCAGCCGCCCGCTGGGGGCCCCGCGGAGCCGAGAGGAGCGGCCGGGCAGCGCCACGCAGTT CATTGCAGGCTGTGTGTACCGAGTAGTTCAGACGACGGGACCAGATGGAAAAAACCTTCTGAAATTACTTCCAATTTCTAAATCTTCTGGAAGCTTTGTGCCAATAGTTCCATCTTCAGCCATGCCAAATAATTCTAAAGCAAATATTTCTAGTCCAGTCCATCTTACTTTTAAGACACAGCTTGCCAATACTACTGCACCCTCATCTGTTAAAATACCTGTTTTTCAGTCTCCTAATCCTGGAAAGATTATTCTTACAAGGACATTAGACAAACAGGAAAGTGTTAGGGCAGgttctgaaaaagaaagcttAATTCCAAAATCAGCTGCTAACATCCAGAGCAGTTGTTTTTCAGTTGATAGATTGTCTTTGCAGAACATTGCTGTAACAGGTTCATCTAACCAGAGTAATACTGCATACATGTTGGTAAACACAAAAAGTCTGCCAGTTACTGTGAAGTCTCCAGTACTGCCCTCTGGCCACCACCTCCAGATACCAGCTGATGCAGAAGTGAAATCTGTCCCAGCTTCTTTTTTACCACCTGCAATACAGCAAAAAATACTTGCAGCTGCAGCAACAAATGTGTCTGGAGGAGCTGACAGTACAAAAATGCCAACTGTTATTTACGTGTCACCAGTGAATACAGTGAAAACAGTACTTCCCAAGTGTTTACAAGCCATTTGCCCAAAACCTACCACAGAAGTTTCAAAATCATTAATAATGACAGCTACACAAATGGGAAATAGTCCTGAGCCAGTAACATCTGATGGTCAGCAGTGCCAGCAAACTCCAATGAAATGGATTGTGCAAGAAAGTCCACAGTCATCATCACCTTGCCTTATTCCTGTAAAGTCATCAAATAATACGGCTTCCAAGATTTTGAAAACTTTGTCAGACACGAAGAATGTAGAAGTTAACTCTGCAAATATTCTGCCACTCTGTTCTGGTGGAAGCCAAACAAAAATCACACCTTTTAAAGATAATGCTCTGGTCATGTACAATGGGAAAGTCTATTTGTTGACCAAAAGAGGCTCTGATGTTCTGTCAGTCCAACCTGACAAACAAGCATCTTCCTCTTTTGATGCTTCACTTAAAAAGGAGACATCCAAGCTAATTGATTCTACTGCAGTCAATAAAATAACCAATAAAGTAGTGAATCTAGTATTGTCAAAAAGCAAAGGAATGGTGTTGTCTCAGAAAGACCCAAAACCGTGTACAAACtcaaaaaattcttcaccaacTGGCTTAAGAAATGATTTAAAGTCTGCATCTGCAGCTCTGGTGACACCAAGTGCTCATCAGCAGAATTCCACTGTAAACCAGAGAAAGAGTTTGCCCCTCACCGAGAGCATTTCAAGTGGAGTGACTCTTGTTACAGCAGTAGGGACACAGGAAAAGGTATgccaaaacagcaaagaaaagatCCATTCCCCCAAAGCAGCAAGTGCTGTTTTACCTCAATCTAAGCAGGAGTGTGCTTTCAGTGAAGACTGGCAAAAG atcCAGTGTGAGAAAATGGATTCACCAGGAAACGTTATTCAAATCAAACCCCAAGAGAAGCCACATTGGAAAAAATACTtggaattaaggaaaaaatttgGTCTCTCTAAGGAGGAGAGGGTGTACCTTAAGAGAATACCATTAAAAACCTCATATGAGAAACCAGAAGAAAAGGTTTGTTCCAGTAACagcttgaaaaggaaaaatgattcTTGCATTTTGTCATCGTTAGACGTGGAAGTAACAAATCATCATCAGGAATGTGTTAGAGAAGAAAAG ATAAGTGTTGATCTGGAAGAGGATTTGACTaagaaaagaaaagtaaaatcctCACCACTGTCAGACAGcggaaagagaaggaaaacttcCACCAAATCAAGCACAAGTCCACGTTTGGAAAATACCAGCTCAGGTTCCAGTGTACTTAACAGAAGTGTTTCACCTCCACCAGTCTTACTGCAGCAAAACGTTTCCACGGGCTTTGTTCTGTCATCTCTAGGGAGGGACTCGGAGCAAGACTCATCCTCCCAGTATAGTGACATTACAGACTCAAGTATTCCAGTTTTAGTGTCTTGTGACGGTGATACTTCAGTTTTTGAAGGTTCTTTCAGAAATGACGCTTTCCCTTTGACTCCCCCAGACTTGGATGAAACAATACGGGATGAAAAAATCAAACGACTTAAACAGCTCTTAAGAGAACGAGAAGCGGCACTTGAAGAGATGCGTAGAAAAATGCAGCAAAGCTGA
- the LRIF1 gene encoding ligand-dependent nuclear receptor-interacting factor 1 isoform X2, producing the protein MSSRPLGAPRSREERPGSATQFIAGCVYRVVQTTGPDGKNLLKLLPISKSSGSFVPIVPSSAMPNNSKANISSPVHLTFKTQLANTTAPSSVKIPVFQSPNPGKIILTRTLDKQESVRAGSEKESLIPKSAANIQSSCFSVDRLSLQNIAVTGSSNQSNTAYMLVNTKSLPVTVKSPVLPSGHHLQIPADAEVKSVPASFLPPAIQQKILAAAATNVSGGADSTKMPTVIYVSPVNTVKTVLPKCLQAICPKPTTEVSKSLIMTATQMGNSPEPVTSDGQQCQQTPMKWIVQESPQSSSPCLIPVKSSNNTASKILKTLSDTKNVEVNSANILPLCSGGSQTKITPFKDNALVMYNGKVYLLTKRGSDVLSVQPDKQASSSFDASLKKETSKLIDSTAVNKITNKVVNLVLSKSKGMVLSQKDPKPCTNSKNSSPTGLRNDLKSASAALVTPSAHQQNSTVNQRKSLPLTESISSGVTLVTAVGTQEKIQCEKMDSPGNVIQIKPQEKPHWKKYLELRKKFGLSKEERVYLKRIPLKTSYEKPEEKVCSSNSLKRKNDSCILSSLDVEVTNHHQECVREEKISVDLEEDLTKKRKVKSSPLSDSGKRRKTSTKSSTSPRLENTSSGSSVLNRSVSPPPVLLQQNVSTGFVLSSLGRDSEQDSSSQYSDITDSSIPVLVSCDGDTSVFEGSFRNDAFPLTPPDLDETIRDEKIKRLKQLLREREAALEEMRRKMQQS; encoded by the exons ATGTCCAGCCGCCCGCTGGGGGCCCCGCGGAGCCGAGAGGAGCGGCCGGGCAGCGCCACGCAGTT CATTGCAGGCTGTGTGTACCGAGTAGTTCAGACGACGGGACCAGATGGAAAAAACCTTCTGAAATTACTTCCAATTTCTAAATCTTCTGGAAGCTTTGTGCCAATAGTTCCATCTTCAGCCATGCCAAATAATTCTAAAGCAAATATTTCTAGTCCAGTCCATCTTACTTTTAAGACACAGCTTGCCAATACTACTGCACCCTCATCTGTTAAAATACCTGTTTTTCAGTCTCCTAATCCTGGAAAGATTATTCTTACAAGGACATTAGACAAACAGGAAAGTGTTAGGGCAGgttctgaaaaagaaagcttAATTCCAAAATCAGCTGCTAACATCCAGAGCAGTTGTTTTTCAGTTGATAGATTGTCTTTGCAGAACATTGCTGTAACAGGTTCATCTAACCAGAGTAATACTGCATACATGTTGGTAAACACAAAAAGTCTGCCAGTTACTGTGAAGTCTCCAGTACTGCCCTCTGGCCACCACCTCCAGATACCAGCTGATGCAGAAGTGAAATCTGTCCCAGCTTCTTTTTTACCACCTGCAATACAGCAAAAAATACTTGCAGCTGCAGCAACAAATGTGTCTGGAGGAGCTGACAGTACAAAAATGCCAACTGTTATTTACGTGTCACCAGTGAATACAGTGAAAACAGTACTTCCCAAGTGTTTACAAGCCATTTGCCCAAAACCTACCACAGAAGTTTCAAAATCATTAATAATGACAGCTACACAAATGGGAAATAGTCCTGAGCCAGTAACATCTGATGGTCAGCAGTGCCAGCAAACTCCAATGAAATGGATTGTGCAAGAAAGTCCACAGTCATCATCACCTTGCCTTATTCCTGTAAAGTCATCAAATAATACGGCTTCCAAGATTTTGAAAACTTTGTCAGACACGAAGAATGTAGAAGTTAACTCTGCAAATATTCTGCCACTCTGTTCTGGTGGAAGCCAAACAAAAATCACACCTTTTAAAGATAATGCTCTGGTCATGTACAATGGGAAAGTCTATTTGTTGACCAAAAGAGGCTCTGATGTTCTGTCAGTCCAACCTGACAAACAAGCATCTTCCTCTTTTGATGCTTCACTTAAAAAGGAGACATCCAAGCTAATTGATTCTACTGCAGTCAATAAAATAACCAATAAAGTAGTGAATCTAGTATTGTCAAAAAGCAAAGGAATGGTGTTGTCTCAGAAAGACCCAAAACCGTGTACAAACtcaaaaaattcttcaccaacTGGCTTAAGAAATGATTTAAAGTCTGCATCTGCAGCTCTGGTGACACCAAGTGCTCATCAGCAGAATTCCACTGTAAACCAGAGAAAGAGTTTGCCCCTCACCGAGAGCATTTCAAGTGGAGTGACTCTTGTTACAGCAGTAGGGACACAGGAAAAG atcCAGTGTGAGAAAATGGATTCACCAGGAAACGTTATTCAAATCAAACCCCAAGAGAAGCCACATTGGAAAAAATACTtggaattaaggaaaaaatttgGTCTCTCTAAGGAGGAGAGGGTGTACCTTAAGAGAATACCATTAAAAACCTCATATGAGAAACCAGAAGAAAAGGTTTGTTCCAGTAACagcttgaaaaggaaaaatgattcTTGCATTTTGTCATCGTTAGACGTGGAAGTAACAAATCATCATCAGGAATGTGTTAGAGAAGAAAAG ATAAGTGTTGATCTGGAAGAGGATTTGACTaagaaaagaaaagtaaaatcctCACCACTGTCAGACAGcggaaagagaaggaaaacttcCACCAAATCAAGCACAAGTCCACGTTTGGAAAATACCAGCTCAGGTTCCAGTGTACTTAACAGAAGTGTTTCACCTCCACCAGTCTTACTGCAGCAAAACGTTTCCACGGGCTTTGTTCTGTCATCTCTAGGGAGGGACTCGGAGCAAGACTCATCCTCCCAGTATAGTGACATTACAGACTCAAGTATTCCAGTTTTAGTGTCTTGTGACGGTGATACTTCAGTTTTTGAAGGTTCTTTCAGAAATGACGCTTTCCCTTTGACTCCCCCAGACTTGGATGAAACAATACGGGATGAAAAAATCAAACGACTTAAACAGCTCTTAAGAGAACGAGAAGCGGCACTTGAAGAGATGCGTAGAAAAATGCAGCAAAGCTGA